A window of the Elusimicrobiales bacterium genome harbors these coding sequences:
- the rplJ gene encoding 50S ribosomal protein L10, which produces MKLTKTQKKDKSAKLADELKSASGVFFASYQGLKFVELASLRAKLSPVSAKFRVERNSIMFHAVKGAGFPQSPETAMLKGPTALTLQKGGDLVEAARVLSACEKEFPALKLKACYSADTWYNAAECKKLATLGTRTETIAHLLGSLHGCISQAASVLQAPVRDLAFALEALRVKKSAETPAA; this is translated from the coding sequence ATGAAACTGACCAAAACGCAGAAAAAAGACAAGTCGGCGAAACTGGCAGATGAGCTTAAATCAGCCAGCGGCGTATTCTTCGCGTCCTATCAGGGCCTGAAATTCGTGGAACTTGCCTCGCTTCGCGCCAAGCTGTCCCCGGTGAGCGCGAAATTCCGTGTGGAACGCAACAGCATCATGTTCCATGCGGTGAAAGGCGCAGGCTTTCCCCAGTCCCCCGAAACGGCAATGCTGAAAGGACCCACCGCGCTCACGCTTCAAAAGGGCGGAGACCTGGTGGAGGCGGCGCGTGTTCTGTCCGCCTGTGAGAAAGAATTCCCCGCGTTGAAGCTCAAGGCCTGTTATTCCGCCGACACGTGGTACAACGCCGCAGAGTGCAAAAAGCTCGCGACGCTCGGCACCCGCACGGAAACCATCGCCCATTTGCTGGGCAGCCTGCATGGCTGCATCAGCCAGGCGGCTTCCGTGTTGCAGGCGCCGGTGCGCGACCTTGCCTTCGCGCTTGAGGCCTTGCGTGTCAAAAAATCCGCCGAAACGCCGGCGGCCTGA
- the rplL gene encoding 50S ribosomal protein L7/L12, with protein sequence MAAKLSKDELVEAISTLTVLELSELVKAVEDKFGVKAAPAMGMVAAAPAAGGGAPAAAEKTEFTVVLTGVPDATKKISVIKVVREVTGLGLKESKDLVEAAPKPVKENVDKTQAEELKKKLTDAGATVELK encoded by the coding sequence ATGGCAGCGAAACTTAGCAAAGACGAATTGGTTGAAGCGATATCCACCCTTACCGTTCTGGAGCTTTCCGAGCTGGTGAAGGCAGTTGAAGACAAATTCGGCGTCAAGGCCGCGCCCGCCATGGGCATGGTCGCGGCTGCCCCGGCTGCGGGCGGCGGCGCCCCCGCTGCGGCGGAAAAGACGGAATTCACCGTCGTTCTGACCGGCGTGCCGGATGCCACCAAGAAAATAAGCGTTATCAAGGTTGTGCGCGAAGTAACCGGGCTGGGCCTCAAGGAATCCAAGGACCTCGTGGAAGCCGCTCCCAAGCCGGTGAAGGAAAATGTTGACAAGACGCAGGCCGAGGAGTTGAAGAAGAAACTCACCGACGCCGGCGCGACAGTTGAACTTAAATAA
- the rpoB gene encoding DNA-directed RNA polymerase subunit beta yields MKQLNFAKIPQTLKLPHLLELQKRSFEEFLQLDASPSSRKLQGIQAAFVDVFPVESPDGSMKLDFLRYELGEPRYSNPEEAAVRDSTYSAPLRVWFSLSIKLKNGKLKEAIEQDVMLCELPLMTDSGCFVFNGAERVIVSQLHRSPGVIFEEDEEKKQSTLGKQLYFARIIPYRGAWVEFEFDLANVLWVRLDRKKKILATTFLRACGLETNGEILRAFYPSEDVLCSPENAGIVIGRYAAEDIVDKATGEVLWNLDEKATSPIDDKTFKLLIERKIKSLRLITGNPRQDAPAILLTLENRKDQSKTSKEAQQDIYKKLRGQDFIVKEQAEQFLDNLIFKNLRRYDLSHVGRYKLNKKLRALYERLSATGDKRLAIPSENARLLCLPDIVATVQYLLALNNGVTEIQNNGGRYSFEMDDIDHLGNRRVRGIGELLENQIRVGLSQMARTIRDRMNREDKTITPRSLVNTQPVQAIIRKFFGTSQLSQFMDQINPLSELTHKRRLSALGPGGLNRKRAGFEVRDVHHTHYGRICPIETPEGPNIGLITSLACYARVNEYGLIEAPYRKVKSGEATKEINYYTADQEDNYFVAQANTPIKDGKLAAAQVNCRRQADYPVLEPARVDCMDISPLQVVSVSAALIPFLEHDDANRALMGCNMQRQAVPLLLPEFPVVSTGIEGDVAKDSGSCVLAKRAGKVIYASGNLIAVQPDDDKMPKVDMYQLIKNKRSNQDTCITQRPLARCGDTVGKGAVLADGPAVNEGQLALGRNLLVGFMSWEGYNYEDAILVSEKLAKEDVFTSVHLHEFEVEARSTKLGAEEITRDIPNVGAEALANLDEQGIVTPSTVVNPGDILVGKVTPKGEQQLTPEERLLKVIFGRKAEDVVDASLRVPPGVSGKILGVRVFVRKEKLSKPEERVRQQAVEAERDAKLAGLVQQRKAALENLKAVIKNAQSRAKEEERVNLFFKLMEKRTQDDYARELEYIKAGDELSVTVNKTVKVYIASRRKLQVGDKLSGRHGNKGVVAKILAEEDMPFMPDGTPLDIVLSPLGIPTRMNVGQLLETMLGWAGRQLDTQMLCPVFDSASEEEVRAKVKEAREHLKKRGVPEKHLPDEFCRITLYDGRTGEPFSEKVTIGCMYIMKLIHLVEDKVHARSTGPYSLITRQPLGGKAQFGGQRFGEMEVWAIEGYGATYTLQEFLTVKSDDFAGRTKMYESIIKGDPPQQPGVPESFKVLIKELQALGMSVDLLRTGGKKEEAAAAAAPAKEAKKPAEKAAE; encoded by the coding sequence ATGAAACAGCTTAATTTCGCTAAAATTCCGCAAACACTGAAGCTGCCGCATCTGCTGGAGCTGCAGAAGCGCTCGTTTGAAGAATTCCTGCAGCTGGACGCCAGCCCGTCTTCCCGCAAGCTGCAGGGGATACAGGCCGCGTTCGTGGACGTGTTCCCCGTAGAATCCCCCGACGGCAGCATGAAGCTGGATTTCCTCCGCTACGAACTGGGCGAGCCGCGCTATTCCAACCCCGAGGAAGCCGCGGTCCGCGACAGCACCTATTCCGCCCCTCTCAGAGTCTGGTTTTCCCTTTCCATAAAACTTAAAAATGGCAAGCTCAAGGAAGCCATAGAGCAGGACGTCATGCTCTGCGAACTGCCGCTTATGACTGACAGCGGCTGTTTCGTCTTCAACGGCGCCGAGCGCGTCATCGTCAGCCAGCTGCACCGTTCGCCGGGCGTCATTTTTGAAGAGGACGAGGAGAAAAAGCAGTCCACCCTCGGCAAGCAGCTTTATTTCGCCAGAATAATCCCTTACCGCGGCGCATGGGTTGAATTTGAATTTGATTTGGCAAACGTCCTCTGGGTCCGGCTGGACCGCAAGAAGAAAATACTTGCCACCACTTTCCTGCGCGCCTGCGGGCTTGAAACCAACGGCGAGATTCTGCGCGCCTTCTACCCGTCTGAGGATGTGCTCTGCTCCCCCGAAAACGCGGGCATCGTTATAGGTCGCTACGCCGCGGAAGACATAGTTGACAAGGCCACGGGCGAGGTTCTCTGGAATCTGGACGAAAAGGCCACCTCCCCCATAGACGACAAGACCTTCAAGCTCCTCATAGAGCGCAAAATCAAGTCGCTGCGGCTGATAACAGGCAACCCCCGCCAGGACGCGCCGGCCATACTGCTGACTCTGGAAAACCGCAAGGACCAGTCCAAAACCTCCAAGGAGGCGCAGCAGGACATTTACAAGAAGCTGCGCGGGCAGGATTTCATCGTCAAGGAGCAGGCCGAGCAGTTCCTGGACAACCTTATTTTCAAGAACCTGCGCCGCTACGATTTAAGCCATGTCGGGCGCTACAAGCTCAACAAAAAGCTGCGCGCGCTCTACGAGCGGCTGTCCGCCACCGGAGACAAGCGCCTGGCGATTCCCTCTGAAAACGCGCGGCTGCTGTGCCTGCCCGATATCGTGGCCACGGTGCAGTACCTGCTTGCGCTCAACAACGGCGTCACCGAAATCCAGAACAACGGCGGGCGGTACTCTTTCGAGATGGACGACATAGACCATCTCGGCAACCGGCGCGTGCGCGGCATCGGCGAATTGCTGGAGAACCAGATACGGGTCGGCCTTTCGCAGATGGCCCGCACCATACGCGACAGGATGAACCGCGAGGACAAGACCATCACCCCGCGTTCGCTTGTCAACACGCAGCCGGTGCAGGCGATAATACGCAAGTTCTTCGGGACCTCTCAGTTGTCGCAGTTCATGGATCAGATAAACCCGCTGTCCGAGCTGACGCACAAGCGCCGCCTTTCCGCGCTGGGCCCCGGCGGCCTCAACCGCAAGCGCGCGGGCTTTGAGGTGCGCGACGTCCATCATACCCATTACGGGCGCATCTGCCCCATTGAAACGCCGGAAGGCCCGAACATCGGCCTTATCACCTCTCTGGCCTGCTATGCCCGCGTCAACGAATACGGGCTTATAGAGGCGCCTTACCGCAAGGTGAAAAGCGGCGAGGCCACCAAAGAGATCAATTACTACACCGCCGACCAGGAAGACAATTATTTCGTCGCACAGGCCAACACTCCCATAAAGGACGGCAAGCTGGCCGCCGCGCAGGTCAACTGCCGCCGGCAGGCCGATTATCCGGTGCTGGAGCCGGCCCGTGTGGACTGCATGGACATTTCGCCGCTTCAGGTAGTGTCGGTATCGGCGGCGCTGATACCGTTCCTGGAGCATGACGATGCCAACCGCGCTCTGATGGGCTGCAACATGCAGCGCCAGGCGGTGCCGCTGCTGCTGCCGGAGTTCCCGGTTGTGTCCACCGGCATTGAAGGCGACGTGGCCAAGGATTCCGGCTCCTGCGTGCTGGCAAAGCGGGCCGGGAAAGTCATTTACGCCTCCGGCAATCTTATCGCCGTCCAGCCGGACGACGACAAGATGCCCAAAGTTGACATGTACCAGCTTATCAAGAACAAGCGCTCCAACCAGGACACATGCATAACCCAGAGGCCGCTTGCCCGCTGCGGCGATACGGTTGGCAAAGGCGCCGTGCTGGCCGACGGTCCCGCTGTCAACGAGGGCCAGCTCGCGCTGGGCAGGAACCTGCTTGTGGGTTTTATGAGTTGGGAAGGCTATAACTACGAAGACGCCATCCTGGTCTCGGAGAAGCTGGCCAAGGAGGACGTTTTCACCTCCGTCCATCTGCACGAGTTCGAGGTGGAGGCCCGCTCCACCAAGCTGGGCGCCGAGGAAATCACCCGCGATATTCCCAATGTGGGCGCGGAGGCGCTGGCCAATCTGGACGAGCAGGGCATTGTTACCCCCTCTACGGTGGTCAATCCCGGCGATATTCTGGTCGGAAAAGTAACCCCCAAGGGCGAGCAGCAGCTTACTCCGGAAGAGCGGCTGCTGAAAGTCATCTTCGGCAGAAAGGCCGAGGATGTGGTGGACGCCTCGCTGCGCGTCCCGCCGGGCGTGAGCGGCAAAATCCTGGGCGTGCGCGTTTTCGTGCGCAAGGAAAAGCTCTCCAAGCCGGAGGAGCGCGTGCGCCAGCAGGCCGTGGAGGCCGAGCGCGACGCTAAGCTGGCCGGGCTTGTCCAGCAGCGCAAGGCCGCGCTTGAGAATCTCAAAGCGGTCATCAAGAACGCGCAGTCCCGCGCCAAGGAAGAGGAGCGCGTCAATCTGTTCTTCAAGCTCATGGAAAAGCGCACGCAGGACGATTACGCGCGCGAGCTTGAGTATATCAAGGCCGGCGACGAGTTGTCGGTAACTGTCAACAAGACGGTTAAGGTCTACATAGCCTCCCGCCGCAAGCTGCAGGTGGGCGACAAGCTCTCTGGCCGGCATGGCAACAAGGGCGTGGTGGCCAAAATTCTAGCCGAAGAGGACATGCCTTTCATGCCCGACGGCACCCCGCTGGACATTGTGCTTTCGCCGCTGGGCATACCCACCCGCATGAACGTGGGCCAGTTGCTGGAGACCATGCTCGGCTGGGCCGGGCGGCAGCTGGACACGCAGATGCTCTGCCCCGTCTTTGACAGCGCCAGCGAAGAGGAAGTCCGCGCCAAGGTCAAGGAAGCGCGCGAGCATCTCAAAAAGCGGGGCGTTCCCGAAAAACACCTGCCGGACGAATTCTGCCGCATCACCCTTTACGACGGCAGGACGGGCGAGCCTTTCTCCGAAAAAGTCACCATCGGCTGCATGTACATAATGAAGCTCATCCACCTGGTGGAAGACAAGGTGCATGCCCGGTCAACCGGCCCCTACAGCCTCATCACCCGCCAGCCGCTGGGCGGCAAGGCCCAGTTCGGCGGACAGAGGTTCGGCGAAATGGAAGTGTGGGCCATAGAGGGCTACGGAGCCACCTACACATTGCAGGAGTTTTTGACGGTCAAGTCCGACGATTTCGCCGGACGGACCAAGATGTACGAGTCCATCATCAAGGGCGACCCGCCGCAGCAGCCGGGCGTGCCGGAGTCGTTTAAGGTGCTTATCAAGGAACTGCAGGCCCTGG